In the genome of Massilibacillus massiliensis, one region contains:
- the aroF gene encoding 3-deoxy-7-phosphoheptulonate synthase yields MVIIMNAGATAKQIKTVIQRVQGIGLKTHVVEGESKTIIGVIGDKSLMETLAIDAMDGVEKSVAISKSYKLVSREFHPAPSIVDVDGVKIGGGNLVVMAGPCAVESREQLFESAKIVKAGGAQFLRGGAYKPRTSPYAFQGLETEGLKFLAEARELTGLKVVTEVTEVEAVETVSKYADMLQVGARNMQNFSLLKEVGRGDKPVLLKRGLAATINEWLHAAEYILSEGNHNVVLCERGIRTYEEYTRNTLDLSAIAAMKHLSHLPIIVDPSHGTGKWRMVKPMAMAAVAAGADGLMIEVHPDPSKALSDGPQSLTPENYQEAMRSVFKLAKFIKEENL; encoded by the coding sequence ATGGTAATTATTATGAATGCAGGGGCAACTGCAAAGCAAATTAAAACTGTCATTCAAAGAGTACAGGGAATTGGTCTAAAAACGCATGTTGTCGAAGGGGAGTCGAAAACAATTATTGGAGTAATCGGAGATAAGAGTTTAATGGAAACGCTTGCAATTGATGCAATGGATGGTGTTGAAAAAAGCGTTGCCATTTCAAAAAGTTATAAATTAGTCAGCAGGGAATTTCACCCAGCGCCTAGTATTGTTGACGTAGATGGTGTGAAAATCGGCGGTGGCAACTTGGTTGTTATGGCAGGCCCGTGTGCAGTTGAAAGCAGAGAGCAATTGTTTGAATCAGCAAAGATTGTGAAAGCTGGCGGAGCGCAATTTTTAAGAGGTGGGGCCTATAAGCCACGGACATCTCCTTATGCTTTTCAGGGGCTTGAAACAGAAGGTTTAAAATTTTTAGCAGAAGCCAGAGAATTGACAGGATTGAAAGTCGTGACGGAAGTAACGGAAGTTGAAGCGGTAGAAACCGTATCCAAATATGCAGATATGCTGCAGGTTGGTGCTCGTAACATGCAGAATTTCAGCTTGTTAAAAGAGGTTGGCCGTGGGGATAAACCGGTTTTATTAAAACGTGGTCTTGCTGCGACGATCAACGAATGGCTGCATGCTGCAGAATATATTCTGAGCGAGGGCAATCATAATGTTGTATTATGTGAACGCGGGATCAGAACCTATGAAGAATACACGCGCAATACATTGGATTTAAGTGCGATTGCAGCGATGAAGCATTTAAGTCATTTGCCAATCATTGTGGATCCAAGCCATGGTACAGGAAAATGGAGAATGGTAAAACCTATGGCAATGGCGGCGGTGGCTGCCGGCGCAGATGGGCTGATGATTGAAGTACATCCAGATCCATCGAAAGCTTTATCAGATGGACCACAGTCCCTGACACCGGAAAATTATCAGGAAGCTATGCGAAGTGTATTTAAATTAGCGAAATTTATCAAAGAAGAGAATTTATAA
- the pheA gene encoding prephenate dehydratase → MKKRKTLGFLGPQGTHSEELAQYLNIEKAASDDAWQLMPYASIYDAICAVEHGAIDYCVVPVENSIEGSINITLDTLVHEVNLQIEREFIWAVHNQLMVKNTDDEITTILSHPQPLAQCRSYIKTHYPNAEIKPVSSTARAAKIVAEGNYKGYAVIGCKRAGELYGLTTVATEIQDNRTNCTRFLMLTKPNASGVYGKEKTSIICQIKGAKAGSLCDVLLEFAKRNVNLTRIESRPARTGLGEYIFFLSLEGATDQDNVKAALAAVEQKSLWVKNLGSFDVITIDKQK, encoded by the coding sequence ATGAAAAAGAGAAAAACACTAGGTTTTCTCGGCCCCCAAGGTACGCATAGTGAAGAATTAGCGCAGTATTTGAATATTGAAAAAGCCGCATCGGATGATGCCTGGCAATTGATGCCCTATGCGAGTATTTATGATGCGATTTGCGCAGTAGAGCATGGAGCAATAGACTATTGTGTAGTTCCGGTAGAAAATTCAATTGAAGGTTCTATTAACATCACGTTAGATACACTTGTACATGAAGTGAACTTACAGATTGAGCGTGAATTTATTTGGGCAGTACACAATCAATTGATGGTAAAAAATACAGATGACGAGATTACCACGATTCTTTCCCATCCACAACCGCTTGCGCAATGCCGCAGTTATATAAAAACGCATTATCCAAATGCTGAAATTAAACCAGTTTCAAGCACTGCACGAGCGGCTAAAATCGTTGCTGAAGGGAATTATAAAGGATATGCTGTTATCGGCTGCAAACGAGCAGGGGAGTTATATGGATTGACTACGGTTGCAACGGAGATTCAGGATAACCGTACGAACTGTACGCGTTTTTTGATGCTTACCAAGCCGAATGCGTCTGGTGTATACGGAAAAGAAAAAACATCGATCATTTGCCAAATCAAAGGTGCAAAAGCCGGAAGTCTATGTGATGTGCTGCTCGAATTTGCGAAACGTAATGTCAATTTAACGCGGATTGAGTCTAGACCAGCACGTACTGGATTAGGTGAATATATCTTCTTCTTAAGTTTAGAAGGCGCAACAGATCAGGACAATGTAAAAGCAGCGCTTGCGGCTGTTGAGCAAAAGAGTTTGTGGGTAAAAAATCTAGGCTCTTTTGATGTGATAACAATTGATAAACAAAAATAG